From Phocoena phocoena chromosome 16, mPhoPho1.1, whole genome shotgun sequence, a single genomic window includes:
- the LOC136136060 gene encoding LOW QUALITY PROTEIN: zinc finger protein 33B-like (The sequence of the model RefSeq protein was modified relative to this genomic sequence to represent the inferred CDS: inserted 1 base in 1 codon; substituted 1 base at 1 genomic stop codon), with product MLHQVIYSRKNHYKLNECGETCDKSVLWKKRHRLHMGEKYHERNVCGKAFFQKSNLTVHQKTHTGEKPYQCNECGKSFYHKPALTVYQRIHTGERPYECTKCEKTFYQKSALHLQHQRTHTGERPYKCSXCGKSFSQKSDLTVHQRSHTGEEPCKCYEFEKFFSIKSKLTIHQRIGSGEKLYECSECGKMYYMKSALNKHQXTSHGKKIYECSECRKTFCGKSVLLKHQRTHTGEKPYECVEYRKTFSEKSTLSKHQRIHTGEKPFECNKCKKAFCQKSQLIQHQRIHTGERPFECNERGRMFCQKASLNVHQRTHTGEKPYDCNECGKSFYNSSSLVKHKRIHSGEKPYNCNECGKTFSHRPTLATHQGIHTGKKLYACNECEKSFCQKLAFSLYQRTHTEETLAVFLSRYISFCY from the exons ATGTTACATCAGGTAATTTACTCAAGGAAGAATCACTATAAACTTAATGAATGTGGGGAAACCTGTGATAAGTCAGTCCTCTGGAAGAAACGTCATAGACTTCACATGGGTGAGAAATACCACGAGCGTAACGtatgtgggaaagccttcttCCAGAAGTCAAACCTCACAGTACAccagaaaacacacacaggagaaaaaccctatcaatgtaatgaatgtgggaaatctttttaCCATAAGCCAGCCCTCACTGTATATCAAAGAATTCATACAGGAGAGAGACCCTATGAATGTACTAAGTGTGAGAAAACCTTCTATCAGAAGTCAGCTCTCCATCTTCAACATCAAAGAACACACACAGGGGAGAGGCCTTATAAATGTAGTTAGTGTGGAAAATCTTTCTCCCAAAAGTCAGACTTGACTGTGCATCAGAGGTCTCACACAGGAGAAGAACCTTGTAAATGTTATGAGTTTGAGAAATTCTTCAGTATAAAGTCAAAACTTACTATACATCAGAGAATAGGCTCAGGGGAGAAGCTCTACGAATGTAGTGAATGTGGGAAGATGTATTATATGAAGTCAGCCCTCAATAAACATC AGACTTCACACgggaagaaaatatatgaatgcaGTGAATGTAGGAAGACCTTCTGTGGGAAGTCAGTTCTCCTTAAACACCAGAGAACTCATACAGGGGAGAAACCTTACGAATGTGTTGAATATAGGAAAACCTTTTCTGAGAAGTCAACCCTCAGTAAACATCAGAGGATTCATACCGGGGAGAAACCCTTTGAATGTAACAAATGCAAGAAAGCTTTCTGCCAAAAGTCACAACTCAttcaacatcagagaattcatacaggGGAGAGACCTTTTGAATGTAACGAACGTGGGAGAATGTTTTGCCAGAAGGCCTCCCTCAATGTACATCAGAGAacacacacaggagagaagccCTATGATTGTAACGAATGTGGAAAATCTTTCTATAATAGTTCATCCCTCGTTAAACATAAGAGAATTCACTCAGGGGAGAAACCCTATAATTGTAATGAGTGTGGGAAGACCTTCAGCCACAGACCCACTCTTGCCACACATCAGGGaatacacac GGGGAAGAAACTCTATGCATGTAATGAATGTGAGAAGTCCTTCTGCCAGAAGTTAGCCTTCAGTTTATATCAGAGAACTCACACGGAAGAAACCCTGGCAGTGTTTTTATCAAGATACATTTCATTTTGTTACTGA